Proteins from a single region of Belliella baltica DSM 15883:
- a CDS encoding patatin-like phospholipase family protein — protein sequence MWNNIYYSFPIQLFFLHLKKNIPLLLLWAILLLIILEKFGTVLGIPFLFLDPEYLNEVSWKGFFLMGVAFGVFTMAFHMTTYILDGAKFKFLAVIPRPFIQYCINNAIIPLVFYIVYLYRFIGFQLDNEHEDRIEVFEYFLGFTGGSILIYAIIFSYFAFTNKDLFVIFADSVEKRLRKTRIPRANMLRRIKESKETKNKVLYYLDIRNGFEPVRLDLARFEGHQLLRVFDQNHLNLIIIQSVLILLILFLGFFREYPVLQIPAAMSATLLFAIIMMLIGALAFWLREWLAPVIIIFLLLFNFLSKSPLLNRPHTAFGMNYDTKPAVYNLENLQNLLHPDSVEKDRSNTIQILENWKAKFPSKTVPRMIFITTSGGGQRAALWTLNVLQHVEKASQGKVFNHTQMITGASGGVVGAAFFRELYLRHQEEPGINYLNKEYLHQISSDNLNPIIFTLLVNDLFIRNQYYTYNGREYLQDRGFAFENQLNINTKEIMDKPLKAYSKPEYESKIPMLPITPLITNDGRKLYISPHSMSYMGISASRSEGINEKSQGIDFRRFFKDQDADNLRFISALRMGATFPFITPHIQLPSLPQMETMDAGLSDNFGIQDALRFIYVFQDWIKENTSGVTLITIRDSEKFTEIDQKILPTIFQKLSIPLKNILINWDNIQTLNNEVLYNQFKESMEFDIEKIEFEYSTSEFLRDRGLTDSVGTVNPAAQEIQRASLNWRLTAREKVSIIDNIKSFQNQAALQSVRNIEFLKPKED from the coding sequence ATGTGGAATAATATATATTATAGTTTTCCTATTCAACTTTTCTTTCTTCATTTGAAGAAAAATATCCCGCTTCTTTTGCTATGGGCAATCTTATTATTGATCATTTTGGAAAAATTTGGCACTGTCTTAGGGATTCCCTTCTTGTTTCTAGATCCAGAATACCTAAATGAAGTTTCTTGGAAAGGATTTTTTTTGATGGGTGTAGCCTTTGGTGTATTTACCATGGCTTTTCATATGACAACCTATATTTTGGATGGCGCAAAGTTTAAGTTTCTAGCAGTTATTCCTCGCCCATTTATTCAGTATTGCATCAATAATGCCATCATTCCTCTAGTATTTTATATCGTCTATTTGTATAGATTTATAGGTTTCCAACTTGACAACGAACATGAGGATAGAATTGAGGTTTTTGAATATTTTTTAGGGTTTACTGGGGGTTCAATTTTAATATATGCGATCATTTTTAGCTACTTTGCATTTACGAACAAGGATTTGTTTGTGATTTTTGCTGATTCTGTTGAGAAAAGACTGCGAAAGACAAGGATCCCAAGGGCAAATATGCTCAGGAGAATCAAAGAGAGTAAAGAGACTAAGAACAAGGTTCTTTACTATTTAGATATAAGAAATGGTTTTGAACCCGTCAGGCTTGATTTAGCTAGATTCGAAGGGCATCAGCTTTTAAGGGTTTTTGATCAGAATCACCTGAATTTAATAATAATTCAATCAGTTTTGATCTTACTTATATTGTTTTTAGGTTTTTTTAGAGAATATCCTGTCCTACAGATTCCTGCTGCAATGAGTGCTACTTTGCTATTTGCTATCATCATGATGTTGATTGGAGCTTTGGCTTTTTGGTTACGAGAATGGCTAGCGCCGGTGATTATTATTTTCTTGTTGCTTTTTAATTTTCTATCAAAATCTCCTTTGTTGAATCGTCCGCATACCGCATTTGGTATGAATTATGACACTAAACCAGCTGTTTATAACTTAGAGAATCTACAAAATCTTTTGCATCCAGATAGTGTAGAAAAAGACAGGTCAAATACCATTCAAATCTTAGAAAACTGGAAGGCAAAGTTTCCATCTAAGACAGTACCTAGAATGATCTTTATCACGACAAGTGGAGGTGGTCAGAGGGCAGCACTTTGGACTCTCAATGTATTGCAACATGTAGAGAAAGCGAGTCAAGGCAAAGTTTTTAATCATACTCAAATGATTACTGGAGCTTCTGGGGGAGTTGTTGGCGCCGCATTTTTCCGAGAGCTCTATTTGAGACATCAAGAAGAACCAGGTATAAATTACCTCAACAAAGAATATTTACATCAAATTTCCTCAGATAATCTCAATCCAATCATATTTACACTTTTGGTCAATGATTTATTTATTAGAAATCAATATTACACATACAATGGTCGGGAATATTTACAGGATAGAGGTTTTGCATTCGAGAATCAATTAAATATCAACACCAAAGAAATTATGGATAAGCCTCTCAAGGCCTATTCAAAACCGGAGTACGAAAGCAAAATCCCAATGCTTCCAATTACCCCATTGATTACCAATGATGGGAGAAAACTCTACATCTCTCCGCATTCGATGTCTTATATGGGAATATCAGCTTCACGTTCAGAAGGAATTAATGAAAAAAGCCAAGGGATTGATTTTAGGAGGTTTTTTAAAGATCAAGATGCTGACAATCTTCGTTTTATAAGTGCCTTAAGAATGGGAGCAACATTTCCATTCATTACTCCACATATTCAATTACCATCGTTGCCTCAGATGGAAACAATGGATGCGGGATTGTCTGATAATTTTGGAATTCAAGATGCTTTGAGATTTATTTATGTGTTTCAAGATTGGATAAAAGAGAATACATCAGGAGTGACTCTAATTACCATACGAGATTCAGAAAAATTCACAGAAATAGATCAAAAAATTCTTCCAACTATTTTTCAAAAATTGTCAATTCCTTTAAAGAATATTTTAATCAATTGGGATAATATCCAAACGCTAAATAATGAGGTTTTATACAATCAGTTCAAGGAAAGTATGGAGTTTGATATTGAGAAGATTGAGTTTGAATATTCTACAAGTGAATTTCTTAGGGATAGAGGATTGACAGATTCTGTGGGTACCGTAAATCCCGCCGCTCAAGAAATTCAAAGAGCTTCTCTCAATTGGAGATTGACAGCCCGAGAAAAGGTGTCAATAATTGATAATATCAAAAGTTTTCAAAATCAAGCTGCCCTTCAAAGTGTAAGAAATATAGAATTTCTCAAACCAAAGGAAGATTGA
- a CDS encoding DUF4494 domain-containing protein, which produces MRVWFLCKVKYAKENEEGLLKNVSEQYLVDAVSFTEAEARIYDMLGSVIRGDFQVTNISKSNIVDVFFYEDIDIWHKCKITYIVTDADSGKEKKVTQFMLVTAHDVKEAYERIFESLNNMLVTFRVPEVTESPIVEIFPYEKDDEELLPQPGANLKPLSEVKAEQERREELRNVNKPLEEHTFDENQEEIELKQYEENRDE; this is translated from the coding sequence ATGAGAGTTTGGTTCTTGTGTAAGGTAAAGTACGCCAAAGAAAATGAAGAAGGTTTACTTAAAAATGTATCAGAGCAATATTTAGTAGATGCTGTTTCATTTACAGAAGCCGAGGCTAGAATATATGATATGCTAGGTTCTGTAATTCGAGGTGATTTTCAAGTGACCAATATCAGTAAAAGTAATATTGTGGATGTTTTCTTTTATGAAGATATTGACATTTGGCATAAATGTAAAATCACATACATAGTGACGGATGCTGATAGTGGGAAAGAGAAAAAAGTAACCCAATTCATGCTTGTGACGGCGCACGATGTGAAAGAAGCTTACGAAAGAATATTTGAGAGTTTGAACAATATGCTTGTGACTTTCAGGGTACCAGAAGTCACAGAAAGTCCAATTGTGGAAATCTTTCCTTATGAAAAAGATGATGAAGAATTACTCCCTCAACCAGGAGCAAACTTAAAACCACTCAGTGAAGTAAAAGCAGAACAAGAAAGACGTGAAGAACTGAGAAATGTAAATAAACCTCTGGAAGAGCATACTTTCGATGAAAACCAAGAAGAAATAGAACTTAAACAATATGAAGAAAACAGGGACGAATAG
- a CDS encoding hydrolase: protein MELTHPLNRIEFGSPENLGNVLSLSEANELLTDWVKNEKLLFHMKQVGHLMKRFAELKNYDKGQQHMWHLAGLLHDADWDQWPDEHCKKIIEELEFRKIDPRIIKAIASHGPRYFGVNPDSEMDKMLYAFDELSGFIHAYSLMRPQGYEGMEIKGVKKRLKDKSFAAQVSRDDISDASERSGISVEELIQFVIENQLRG, encoded by the coding sequence ATGGAATTGACTCATCCTCTTAACAGAATAGAATTTGGTTCTCCTGAAAATTTAGGAAACGTTTTATCTTTATCAGAAGCCAATGAATTGTTGACTGATTGGGTAAAAAATGAAAAGCTGCTTTTTCATATGAAACAAGTTGGACATTTGATGAAGCGCTTTGCTGAGCTCAAGAATTATGATAAAGGACAACAACACATGTGGCATTTGGCTGGATTACTTCATGATGCTGATTGGGATCAATGGCCTGATGAACATTGTAAAAAGATAATAGAAGAATTGGAGTTCAGGAAAATTGATCCAAGAATTATAAAAGCTATAGCAAGTCATGGGCCTCGGTATTTTGGTGTAAACCCTGATTCAGAGATGGATAAAATGCTTTATGCTTTTGATGAATTATCTGGCTTTATCCATGCTTACTCGCTGATGAGGCCACAGGGGTATGAAGGGATGGAAATCAAAGGCGTCAAAAAGCGGTTGAAAGACAAAAGCTTTGCAGCGCAAGTGAGTAGGGATGATATTTCTGATGCATCCGAAAGATCTGGGATTTCAGTAGAAGAATTGATACAATTCGTAATTGAAAATCAGCTAAGAGGATAA
- a CDS encoding PAS domain-containing protein, with amino-acid sequence MKTTKDMIGYNKSSILTSNYFYFISLDSGNRVLETNSKFHSQLSIFENSLIGQVFGEILFPNDFLNYQRLLSKTLEKGERNFKMDLRKINEDGSDFHWTRWEFSIDRGIDQEFTINGIGHDILKNNEKTIEFPDFIYEHQIKNEIMEGLFEDNLIGFWIWDIENDTDILSVSLRTMLGYDYEIKRKNEVKWKKHIHQQDFQKVLLQLNDHFSSFGKIPFHSEMRVRTLTGKEIWTICYGKVIKWSNEGKASSMVGCFFDVSEKKKSEGILEKQNQFLKTLTFNQSHLMRSKLANIMGILEVIQPKQNPEEVPELIALIKEEAFKLDIALQESIHSSSAFNSDKSD; translated from the coding sequence ATGAAGACCACAAAAGATATGATTGGATATAACAAATCTTCAATATTGACTTCCAATTATTTTTATTTCATAAGCCTTGATTCGGGTAATAGGGTTTTGGAAACTAATTCCAAATTCCATAGCCAATTGTCAATATTTGAAAATTCGCTAATTGGACAGGTTTTTGGTGAAATTTTGTTTCCCAATGATTTTCTAAATTATCAAAGATTATTGAGTAAAACATTAGAAAAAGGAGAAAGAAATTTTAAAATGGATCTTAGAAAAATCAATGAAGATGGATCGGACTTTCATTGGACGCGTTGGGAATTTTCAATTGATAGAGGAATTGATCAAGAATTCACAATAAATGGTATTGGACATGATATTTTAAAAAATAATGAAAAAACAATAGAATTCCCTGATTTCATTTATGAACATCAAATCAAAAATGAAATCATGGAGGGCCTATTTGAAGATAACTTAATTGGGTTTTGGATTTGGGATATCGAGAATGACACTGATATTCTCAGTGTTTCCTTGAGAACAATGCTTGGATACGATTATGAAATCAAGAGAAAAAATGAGGTGAAATGGAAGAAACATATTCATCAACAAGATTTTCAAAAAGTACTTTTACAGCTTAATGATCATTTTTCAAGTTTTGGAAAAATCCCATTTCATAGTGAAATGAGAGTTAGAACACTTACAGGCAAAGAAATCTGGACGATTTGTTATGGCAAAGTCATCAAATGGAGCAATGAAGGAAAAGCTTCTAGCATGGTTGGTTGCTTTTTTGATGTTTCAGAAAAGAAAAAATCAGAAGGTATTTTGGAAAAACAAAACCAATTTTTAAAAACACTTACATTCAATCAATCCCATTTGATGCGATCAAAACTTGCTAATATTATGGGAATATTAGAAGTCATACAACCAAAACAAAATCCTGAAGAAGTACCCGAATTAATTGCATTAATTAAGGAGGAAGCTTTCAAGTTAGATATAGCCCTTCAAGAAAGCATTCACTCCTCTAGTGCCTTTAATTCAGATAAATCAGATTAA